From the Platichthys flesus chromosome 6, fPlaFle2.1, whole genome shotgun sequence genome, one window contains:
- the mctp2a gene encoding multiple C2 and transmembrane domain-containing protein 2 isoform X2: MEVKKKTFLENLRLKTKLPNLKKPGKKLAKRGRNLANRRSISVPDLRLVPSETTQSALLSTDSDNISFGISPRMSDTDSVASGSVTDGPIFRMDRLNDSYAEVTPRVHTVYASAAMNRISAPAAINRISAPADILALYEDAECMMNLERRGNTPEEALYAQVIKKSKGSGHIFAMDPVPAPRSVFDNVLNVYPPRPDRIERGSVSGEDTSGERLLPGSLAAALARAHSLGEQSTPYTDRRAQPIEQRKALSENRTPPVSKRKAIPQSMFLKLDTQGTPLESADGNSLDSASGTPSEERVSGPWATDSEELDRELCSPILRRRVSTEEALLEETRDEEALREETRDNEALQEIGEMSSETFEFFEENVQDPTDNSATGSEVQEHFSFQRYLLSINLKQGRNLVIKHKRSGTSDPYVKFKLEGKQFYKSKVVYKNLNPRWNESFSHALRDREHLVEVRVYNKNRTAHEFMGSSSISLKNLELYKTYEMELHLEDPKSKEDDLGVVFVDFCLMFRDATIKRSPRWPQRKNKQNQAAASQQQAEAQRTQPKNQMWSGMLSITLVEGQDLPQYGHGDVYVRFRLGDQKYKSKNLCIQANPQWREQFDFNQFDDNQEPLQVEVYWKRGRKGEESWGMFEVDLSRLSFNERHLYTHVLNPGKGRLVFLVTLRPCWGVSISDIEIAALEKSDERHKIVERFSLKNSYKCVGEVGFLQVKVIKANDLPPTDLNGKSNPLCVIELGNSKLQTHTVYKTVNPEWNKALTFPIKDIHDVMELTVLDENGDKTPTFLGKVAIPLLSVQNGQEICPFLKKEDLGRASKGTITLVLDVIYNKVRAGVRTFKPEETKLLEENLKFSKKVLARNIYRVRKISTAVLYTLQYIKSCFQWESTQRSLIAFLIFLVTVWHWELFMLPLFLLLLIGWNYFQLSSGKASSNQDLVNMSIGDDEEEEEKESGKKGLMDKIHMVQEVVLVVQNVLDEIANIGERFKNIFNWSVPFMSCLTCLVLSVSTALLYFVPLRYIVLIWGVNKFTKKLRNPYSIDNNEILDFLKRVPSDVQKVQYSMLRAPTSQSQHRRKR; the protein is encoded by the exons ATGGAGGTTAAGAAAAAGACCTTCCTGGAGAACTTGCGGCTGAAAACGAAGTTGCCCAATCTGAAGAAGCCCGGTAAGAAGCTCGCCAAGCGGGGGAGGAATCTTGCCAATCGCCGCAGTATTTCTGTACCAGATCTGAGGTTGGTGCCTAGTGAAACCACACAGAGCGCCTTGCTGTCCACCGACTCTGATAACATCTCCTTTGGCATTTCTCCCCGTATGAGTGACACTGATTCTGTCGCAAGTGGCTCAGTCACCGATGGACCCATTTTCAGAATGGACAGACTGAATGACTCATATGCAGAAGTTACACCCAGGGTTCATACAGTCTACGCATCGGCAGCTATGAACAGAATAAGTGCACCAGCAGCTATTAACAGAATAAGTGCACCAGCGGATATACTGGCCCTTTATGAGGACGCTGAATGCATGATGAATTTAGAGAGAAGGGGAAACACGCCTGAAGAGGCTTTGTATGCACAGGTGATTAAAAAATCCAAGGGGAGTGGACATATATTTGCTATGGACCCTGTTCCTGCACCAAGATCTGTTTTTGACAACGTACTGAACGTCTATCCACCAAGACCAGACCGtatagagagagggagtgtcTCCGGTGAAGACACCTCAGGAGAGAGACTTCTCCCAGGTTCTCTGGCTGCAGCACTGGCCAGAGCCCATTCACTGGGAGAGCAATCAACGCCATACACAGACAGAAGGGCCCAACCAATTGAACAGAGGAAGGCATTATCTGAAAACAGGACTCCGCCAGTATCCAAAAGAAAAGCTATTCCACAAAGCATGTTTCTGAAACTAGACACTCAGGGTACTCCTTTGGAGAGTGCAGATGGCAACTCGCTGGACTCTGCCTCTGGCACTCCCAGCGAGGAGCGAGTCAGTGGGCCCTGGGCAACGGACTCAGAGGAACTGGACCGCGAACTCTGCTCCCCCATCCTGAGGAGACGGGTCTCCACAGAAGAGGCTCTGCTAGAGGAAACCCGGGACGAGGAGGCTCTGCGAGAAGAAACTCGGGACAATGAGGCCCTGCAAGAAATAGGAGAG atgtcCAGTGAAACATTCGAATTCTTTGAAGAAAATGTTCAAGACCCAACGGACAACTCT GCAACAGGTTCTGAGGTGCAGGAACATTTTTCATTCCAGAGATACCTCCTGAGCATAAACCTAAAGCAGGGGAGGAACCTGGTCATCAAACACAAGCGCTCAG GCACCAGCGATCCATATGTGAAGTTCAAACTTGAAGGAAAGCAGTTCTACAAAAGCAAAGTAGTTTATAAAAACCTGAACCCACGGTGGAACGAGTCCTTCTCTCATGCTCTGCGAGATCGAGAGCACCTTGTGGAAGTTCGG GTCTATAATAAAAATCGGACTGCTCACGAGTTCATGGGTTCCAGCTCTATTTCTCTGAAAAATCTGGAATTGTACAA AACCTATGAAATGGAGTTGCATCTTGAGGATCCTAAAAGTAAAGAGGATGACCTCGGAGTGGTTTTTGTTGACTTCTGCTTAATGTTTCGAGATGCCACCATCAAGAGAAGCCCT aGATGGCCACAAAGAAAGAATAAG CAGAACCAGGCCGCAGCGTCCCAGCAGCAGGCGGAAGCACAGAGGACTCAGCCGAAGAACCAGATGTGGAGCGGGATGCTCAGTATCACCTTGGTGGAGGGACAGGACCTGCCGCAGTACGGCCATGGGGACGTTTATGTCCGCTTTCGCCTTGGTGATCAGAAGTACAAGAGCAAG AACCTCTGCATTCAGGCCAATCCCCAATGGAGGGAACAGTTTGACTTCAATCAGTTTGACGATAACCAGGAACCTCTGCAGGTGGAGGTGTACtggaaaagagggaggaagggtgAAGAATCATGGGGGAT GTTTGAGGTTGACCTATCGAGACTCTCATTTAATGAGAGGCACCTCTACACTCATGTGCTGAACCCAGGAAAGGGCAGGCTAGTGTTTCTGGTCACCCTGCGACCTTGCTGGGGAGTCTCCATCTCTGACATTGAAATTGCTGCCTTGGAGAAGTCTGATGAGAGACACAAAATAGTGGAGAGATTT aGCTTGAAGAACTCGTACAAATGTGTGGGGGAGGTTGGCTTCCTGCAGGTCAAAGTTATAAAGGCAAATGATCTCCCTCCAACAGACCTCAATG GAAAAAGCAACCCCTTATGTGTTATTGAGCTCGGTAACAGCAAACTTCAAACTCACACAGTCTACAAGACCGTCAATCCTGAGTGGAACAAAGCCCTTACATT CCCAATCAAAGACATTCATGATGTGATGGAACTGACTGTCCTTGATGAAAATGGAGACAAAACCCCAACCTTTTTGGGGAAAGTGGCAATTCCTTTACTGAGT GTCCAGAATGGGCAGGAGATATGTCCTTTCTTGAAGAAGGAAGACTTGGGAAGGGCATCCAAAGGAACCATCACACTGGTGCTGGACGTTATCTATAATAAA GTCCGGGCTGGTGTCAGAACCTTCAAACCAGAGGAGACAAAATTACTGGAGGAAAACCTGAAGTTCTCCAAAAAG GTTCTTGCCCGGAATATATATCGGGTTCGAAAAATCAGCACAGCAGTTCTGTACACGTTACAGTAcattaaaagctgttttcaatGGGAGAGCACACAACGCAGTCTAATAGCCTTTCTG ATCTTCCTCGTGACGGTGTGGCACTGGGAGCTCTTCATGCTgcccctcttcctgctcctaCTCATCGGCTGGAACTACTTTCAGCTCTCTTCGGGGAAGGCCAGCTCCAACCAGGACCTG gTGAACATGAGCATAGGTGACgacgaagaggaagaagagaag GAATCTGGAAAAAAGGGTTTGATGGATAAGATCCATATGGTGCAGGAAGTCGTCCTGGTCGTCCAGAATGTTTTGGACGAAATCGCAAACATCGGAGAGCGATTCAAGAA CATATTCAACTGGTCCGTCCCCTTCATGTCCTGCCTGACCTGCTTGGTGCTGTCTGTGTCAACGGCGCTGTTGTATTTCGTCCCACTGCGATACATTGTGCTGATATGGG